Proteins from a single region of Cydia amplana chromosome 17, ilCydAmpl1.1, whole genome shotgun sequence:
- the LOC134655803 gene encoding AMP deaminase 2-like isoform X7, which produces MIMPHFLRVAISGEDTSGVPLEDLQQASSYLVQALDIRKRYMEMSHQSFCTITARFLRNMDPDAPANHAPYTKGPSGHIADHVVHPPFRDKDPWECHMPEPKDYTIRPDRGVFNLYAKGAEGQETRVPYEYIPLTEYIQDMNTMCNMMADGPLKSFCYRRLSYLSSKFQLHVLLNELRELASQKAVPHRDFYNIRKVDTHIHAASCMNQKHLLRFIKKTLKKHADEVVTLHKGVPMTLKAVFQSMNLSTYDLTVDMLDVHADRNTFHRFDKFNAKYNPIGESRLREVFLKTDNHMNGKYFARIIKEVASDLEESKYQNAELRLSIYGKSPSEWAKLANWAIQYDVHSNNVRWLIQIPRLYDIFKSNKIMNNFQELLTNIFLPLFEVTKDPNSNIELHKFLTHVVGFDSVDDESKPENPILDPEVRAPGDWDEEENPPYAYYLYYMYANITVLNHFRTEQGLNTFVLRPHCGEAGPVQHLVCGFMLAENISHGLLLRKVPVLQYLYYLTQIAIAMSPLSNNSLFLNYHRNPLPEFLARGLAITLSTDDPLQFHFTKEPLMEEYSIATQVWKLSSCDMCELARNSVLMSGFPHEMKQYWLGPNYMKEGVAGNDITRTNVPDIRISFRYEALLDELTNIFKVRYAMGRDWVPPPAPTTPQPPNIHAPIVSLKRPSLV; this is translated from the exons ATGATCATGCCGCACTTCCTGCGAGTCGCCATCAGCGGGGAAGACACGTCTGGG GTGCCCTTGGAAGACTTGCAACAAGCATCCTCCTACCTGGTGCAGGCACTAGATATCCGCAAGCGCTACATGGAGATGTCACATCAGAGCTTCTGCACCATCACCGCGCGGTTCCTGCGCAACATGGACCCTGACGCACCCGCCAACCACGCGCCCTACACCAAGGGTCCTAGTGGACATATAGCAG ATCACGTAGTCCACCCACCGTTCAGGGACAAGGACCCCTGGGAGTGCCACATGCCCGAGCCTAAGGACTACACCATACGCCCCGACCGCGGCGTATTCAACCTGTACGCTAAGGGTGCAGAGGGCCAGGAGACCCGAGTACCTTACGAGTACATACCACTGACGGAGTACATTCAGGACATGAATACTATGTGCAACATGATGGCGGATGGGCCGCT GAAGTCTTTCTGCTACCGGCGGCTGTCCTACCTGTCATCCAAGTTCCAGTTGCATGTGCTGCTCAACGAGCTTCGAGAACTGGCTTCCCAAAAGGCTGTGCCACATCGCGACTTCTACAACATCAG AAAAGTGGACACCCACATCCACGCAGCGTCCTGCATGAACCAGAAGCATTTACTCCGCTTCATCAAGAAGACCCTCAAGAAACACGCAGACGAGGTGGTGACGCTGCACAAGGGCGTGCCCATGACCCTCAAGGCCGTGTTCCAGTCGATGAACCTTAGTACTTATGACTTGACTGTGGATATGCTGGATGTGCATGCG GACCGCAACACGTTCCACCGATTCGACAAGTTCAATGCCAAATACAACCCCATCGGCGAGTCACGGCTGCGAGAAGTGTTCCTCAAGACAGATAACCACATGAACGGAAAATACTTCGCTAGGATTATAAAG GAAGTAGCCTCAGATTTAGAGGAGAGTAAATACCAAAATGCGGAGTTACGTCTATCCATTTATGGCAAGAGCCCGAGCGAGTGGGCCAAGCTGGCCAACTGGGCCATCCAGTACGACGTGCACTCCAACAACGTGCGGTGGCTCATCCAGATACCTAGGCTTTA TGATATTTTCAAATCGAACAAGATCATGAACAACTTCCAAGAGCTCCTCACTAATATTTTCCTGCCATTATTCGAAGTCACCAAGGACCCCAATAGTAACATAGAGCTGCACAAATTCCTAACG CACGTGGTCGGCTTCGACAGCGTGGACGACGAGTCGAAGCCCGAGAACCCGATCCTGGACCCCGAGGTCCGCGCCCCGGGCGACTGGGACGAGGAGGAGAACCCGCCCTACGCCTACTACCTCTACTACATGTACGCCAACATCACCGTGCTCAACCACTTCCGCAC GGAACAAGGGCTGAACACGTTCGTCCTCCGGCCCCATTGTGGCGAGGCTGGTCCCGTGCAGCATCTCGTCTGCGGGTTCATGCTTGCTGAGAACATCTCCCATGGACTGTTGCTTAGGAAG GTTCCAGTACTACAGTACCTGTACTACCTGACCCAGATCGCGATAGCAATGTCTCCGCTAAGCAACAACTCCCTATTCTTGAATTATCATCGCAACCCGCTGCCGGAGTTCCTGGCCAGGGGACTCGCCATCACGCTCAGCACTGATGACCCGCTGCAATTCCACTTCAccaag GAGCCGCTGATGGAAGAGTACAGCATCGCGACGCAAGTGTGGAAACTGTCCTCCTGCGACATGTGCGAGCTGGCGCGCAACTCCGTGCTCATGTCCGGCTTCCCTCACGAG ATGAAGCAGTACTGGCTGGGCCCCAACTACATGAAGGAGGGCGTGGCCGGCAACGACATCACGCGCACCAACGTGCCCGACATCCGCATCTCCTTCCGCTACGAGGCGCTGCTGGACGAGCTCACCAACATCTTCAAG GTTCGTTACGCGATGGGCCGAGACTGGGTGCCCCCGCCCGCGCCCACCACCCCGCAGCCGCCCAACATCCACGCGCCCATCGTAAGCCTGAAGAGACCCTCGCTAGTCTAG
- the LOC134655803 gene encoding AMP deaminase 2-like isoform X5 → MIMPRFQRVAISGEVTSGVPLEDLQQASSYLVQALDIRKRYMEMSHQSFCTITARFLRNMDPDAPANHAPYTKGPSGHIADHVVHPPFRDKDPWECHMPEPKDYTIRPDRGVFNLYAKGAEGQETRVPYEYIPLTEYIQDMNTMCNMMADGPLKSFCYRRLSYLSSKFQLHVLLNELRELASQKAVPHRDFYNIRKVDTHIHAASCMNQKHLLRFIKKTLKKHADEVVTLHKGVPMTLKAVFQSMNLSTYDLTVDMLDVHADRNTFHRFDKFNAKYNPIGESRLREVFLKTDNHMNGKYFARIIKEVASDLEESKYQNAELRLSIYGKSPSEWAKLANWAIQYDVHSNNVRWLIQIPRLYDIFKSNKIMNNFQELLTNIFLPLFEVTKDPNSNIELHKFLTHVVGFDSVDDESKPENPILDPEVRAPGDWDEEENPPYAYYLYYMYANITVLNHFRTEQGLNTFVLRPHCGEAGPVQHLVCGFMLAENISHGLLLRKVPVLQYLYYLTQIAIAMSPLSNNSLFLNYHRNPLPEFLARGLAITLSTDDPLQFHFTKEPLMEEYSIATQVWKLSSCDMCELARNSVLMSGFPHEMKQYWLGPNYMKEGVAGNDITRTNVPDIRISFRYEALLDELTNIFKVRYAMGRDWVPPPAPTTPQPPNIHAPIVSLKRPSLV, encoded by the exons ATGATCATGCCGCGCTTCCAGCGAGTCGCCATCAGCGGGGAAGTCACGTCGGGG GTGCCCTTGGAAGACTTGCAACAAGCATCCTCCTACCTGGTGCAGGCACTAGATATCCGCAAGCGCTACATGGAGATGTCACATCAGAGCTTCTGCACCATCACCGCGCGGTTCCTGCGCAACATGGACCCTGACGCACCCGCCAACCACGCGCCCTACACCAAGGGTCCTAGTGGACATATAGCAG ATCACGTAGTCCACCCACCGTTCAGGGACAAGGACCCCTGGGAGTGCCACATGCCCGAGCCTAAGGACTACACCATACGCCCCGACCGCGGCGTATTCAACCTGTACGCTAAGGGTGCAGAGGGCCAGGAGACCCGAGTACCTTACGAGTACATACCACTGACGGAGTACATTCAGGACATGAATACTATGTGCAACATGATGGCGGATGGGCCGCT GAAGTCTTTCTGCTACCGGCGGCTGTCCTACCTGTCATCCAAGTTCCAGTTGCATGTGCTGCTCAACGAGCTTCGAGAACTGGCTTCCCAAAAGGCTGTGCCACATCGCGACTTCTACAACATCAG AAAAGTGGACACCCACATCCACGCAGCGTCCTGCATGAACCAGAAGCATTTACTCCGCTTCATCAAGAAGACCCTCAAGAAACACGCAGACGAGGTGGTGACGCTGCACAAGGGCGTGCCCATGACCCTCAAGGCCGTGTTCCAGTCGATGAACCTTAGTACTTATGACTTGACTGTGGATATGCTGGATGTGCATGCG GACCGCAACACGTTCCACCGATTCGACAAGTTCAATGCCAAATACAACCCCATCGGCGAGTCACGGCTGCGAGAAGTGTTCCTCAAGACAGATAACCACATGAACGGAAAATACTTCGCTAGGATTATAAAG GAAGTAGCCTCAGATTTAGAGGAGAGTAAATACCAAAATGCGGAGTTACGTCTATCCATTTATGGCAAGAGCCCGAGCGAGTGGGCCAAGCTGGCCAACTGGGCCATCCAGTACGACGTGCACTCCAACAACGTGCGGTGGCTCATCCAGATACCTAGGCTTTA TGATATTTTCAAATCGAACAAGATCATGAACAACTTCCAAGAGCTCCTCACTAATATTTTCCTGCCATTATTCGAAGTCACCAAGGACCCCAATAGTAACATAGAGCTGCACAAATTCCTAACG CACGTGGTCGGCTTCGACAGCGTGGACGACGAGTCGAAGCCCGAGAACCCGATCCTGGACCCCGAGGTCCGCGCCCCGGGCGACTGGGACGAGGAGGAGAACCCGCCCTACGCCTACTACCTCTACTACATGTACGCCAACATCACCGTGCTCAACCACTTCCGCAC GGAACAAGGGCTGAACACGTTCGTCCTCCGGCCCCATTGTGGCGAGGCTGGTCCCGTGCAGCATCTCGTCTGCGGGTTCATGCTTGCTGAGAACATCTCCCATGGACTGTTGCTTAGGAAG GTTCCAGTACTACAGTACCTGTACTACCTGACCCAGATCGCGATAGCAATGTCTCCGCTAAGCAACAACTCCCTATTCTTGAATTATCATCGCAACCCGCTGCCGGAGTTCCTGGCCAGGGGACTCGCCATCACGCTCAGCACTGATGACCCGCTGCAATTCCACTTCAccaag GAGCCGCTGATGGAAGAGTACAGCATCGCGACGCAAGTGTGGAAACTGTCCTCCTGCGACATGTGCGAGCTGGCGCGCAACTCCGTGCTCATGTCCGGCTTCCCTCACGAG ATGAAGCAGTACTGGCTGGGCCCCAACTACATGAAGGAGGGCGTGGCCGGCAACGACATCACGCGCACCAACGTGCCCGACATCCGCATCTCCTTCCGCTACGAGGCGCTGCTGGACGAGCTCACCAACATCTTCAAG GTTCGTTACGCGATGGGCCGAGACTGGGTGCCCCCGCCCGCGCCCACCACCCCGCAGCCGCCCAACATCCACGCGCCCATCGTAAGCCTGAAGAGACCCTCGCTAGTCTAG
- the LOC134655803 gene encoding AMP deaminase 2-like isoform X6, with translation MIMPHFQRVAISGEDTSGVPLEDLQQASSYLVQALDIRKRYMEMSHQSFCTITARFLRNMDPDAPANHAPYTKGPSGHIADHVVHPPFRDKDPWECHMPEPKDYTIRPDRGVFNLYAKGAEGQETRVPYEYIPLTEYIQDMNTMCNMMADGPLKSFCYRRLSYLSSKFQLHVLLNELRELASQKAVPHRDFYNIRKVDTHIHAASCMNQKHLLRFIKKTLKKHADEVVTLHKGVPMTLKAVFQSMNLSTYDLTVDMLDVHADRNTFHRFDKFNAKYNPIGESRLREVFLKTDNHMNGKYFARIIKEVASDLEESKYQNAELRLSIYGKSPSEWAKLANWAIQYDVHSNNVRWLIQIPRLYDIFKSNKIMNNFQELLTNIFLPLFEVTKDPNSNIELHKFLTHVVGFDSVDDESKPENPILDPEVRAPGDWDEEENPPYAYYLYYMYANITVLNHFRTEQGLNTFVLRPHCGEAGPVQHLVCGFMLAENISHGLLLRKVPVLQYLYYLTQIAIAMSPLSNNSLFLNYHRNPLPEFLARGLAITLSTDDPLQFHFTKEPLMEEYSIATQVWKLSSCDMCELARNSVLMSGFPHEMKQYWLGPNYMKEGVAGNDITRTNVPDIRISFRYEALLDELTNIFKVRYAMGRDWVPPPAPTTPQPPNIHAPIVSLKRPSLV, from the exons GTGCCCTTGGAAGACTTGCAACAAGCATCCTCCTACCTGGTGCAGGCACTAGATATCCGCAAGCGCTACATGGAGATGTCACATCAGAGCTTCTGCACCATCACCGCGCGGTTCCTGCGCAACATGGACCCTGACGCACCCGCCAACCACGCGCCCTACACCAAGGGTCCTAGTGGACATATAGCAG ATCACGTAGTCCACCCACCGTTCAGGGACAAGGACCCCTGGGAGTGCCACATGCCCGAGCCTAAGGACTACACCATACGCCCCGACCGCGGCGTATTCAACCTGTACGCTAAGGGTGCAGAGGGCCAGGAGACCCGAGTACCTTACGAGTACATACCACTGACGGAGTACATTCAGGACATGAATACTATGTGCAACATGATGGCGGATGGGCCGCT GAAGTCTTTCTGCTACCGGCGGCTGTCCTACCTGTCATCCAAGTTCCAGTTGCATGTGCTGCTCAACGAGCTTCGAGAACTGGCTTCCCAAAAGGCTGTGCCACATCGCGACTTCTACAACATCAG AAAAGTGGACACCCACATCCACGCAGCGTCCTGCATGAACCAGAAGCATTTACTCCGCTTCATCAAGAAGACCCTCAAGAAACACGCAGACGAGGTGGTGACGCTGCACAAGGGCGTGCCCATGACCCTCAAGGCCGTGTTCCAGTCGATGAACCTTAGTACTTATGACTTGACTGTGGATATGCTGGATGTGCATGCG GACCGCAACACGTTCCACCGATTCGACAAGTTCAATGCCAAATACAACCCCATCGGCGAGTCACGGCTGCGAGAAGTGTTCCTCAAGACAGATAACCACATGAACGGAAAATACTTCGCTAGGATTATAAAG GAAGTAGCCTCAGATTTAGAGGAGAGTAAATACCAAAATGCGGAGTTACGTCTATCCATTTATGGCAAGAGCCCGAGCGAGTGGGCCAAGCTGGCCAACTGGGCCATCCAGTACGACGTGCACTCCAACAACGTGCGGTGGCTCATCCAGATACCTAGGCTTTA TGATATTTTCAAATCGAACAAGATCATGAACAACTTCCAAGAGCTCCTCACTAATATTTTCCTGCCATTATTCGAAGTCACCAAGGACCCCAATAGTAACATAGAGCTGCACAAATTCCTAACG CACGTGGTCGGCTTCGACAGCGTGGACGACGAGTCGAAGCCCGAGAACCCGATCCTGGACCCCGAGGTCCGCGCCCCGGGCGACTGGGACGAGGAGGAGAACCCGCCCTACGCCTACTACCTCTACTACATGTACGCCAACATCACCGTGCTCAACCACTTCCGCAC GGAACAAGGGCTGAACACGTTCGTCCTCCGGCCCCATTGTGGCGAGGCTGGTCCCGTGCAGCATCTCGTCTGCGGGTTCATGCTTGCTGAGAACATCTCCCATGGACTGTTGCTTAGGAAG GTTCCAGTACTACAGTACCTGTACTACCTGACCCAGATCGCGATAGCAATGTCTCCGCTAAGCAACAACTCCCTATTCTTGAATTATCATCGCAACCCGCTGCCGGAGTTCCTGGCCAGGGGACTCGCCATCACGCTCAGCACTGATGACCCGCTGCAATTCCACTTCAccaag GAGCCGCTGATGGAAGAGTACAGCATCGCGACGCAAGTGTGGAAACTGTCCTCCTGCGACATGTGCGAGCTGGCGCGCAACTCCGTGCTCATGTCCGGCTTCCCTCACGAG ATGAAGCAGTACTGGCTGGGCCCCAACTACATGAAGGAGGGCGTGGCCGGCAACGACATCACGCGCACCAACGTGCCCGACATCCGCATCTCCTTCCGCTACGAGGCGCTGCTGGACGAGCTCACCAACATCTTCAAG GTTCGTTACGCGATGGGCCGAGACTGGGTGCCCCCGCCCGCGCCCACCACCCCGCAGCCGCCCAACATCCACGCGCCCATCGTAAGCCTGAAGAGACCCTCGCTAGTCTAG